TCAGGCTCGGCATGTCGAACGCCGTCGAGAGACCGGTCTGGCCGTTCTCGATGAGGTAGTGGAACCGCTCGTTGGTCTCCTCGGCGGTGCCGAAGCCAGCGAACTGGCGCATCGTCCACGTCCGGCCGCGATACATCGTCGGATAGACGCCGCGCGTGTAGGGGTCCTCGCCGGGCATGCCGAGGTCCTCCTCGTAGTCGTCGTCGCCTACGTCGTCGGGGGTGTAGAGCCGGTCTACTTCGAGATTCGAGACGGTGGCGAAGCGGTCTTTCCGCTCGCCGTAGGCGTCGAGGACGGGACCCAAGGTGTCGTCTTCCCACTCCTCCTTGGCGTCGCGTATCTCCGCGAGGTCGTCGTCGTCGTACATGCGAGTAATTTTTGCCAGAGAATCCATTAAGCTTCCCCTCGACTTTTTCCGCCTCGGGTGCCGTGGCGTGCCGTTGGCGCGCTTCGGCACCGGAAGACAAACCGTGTCTTCCAAGCCTACATCCCCCACACCCCATCCCCTACACCCGCTTCACTTGCACACCCGCTTCACTTGCGTATGCACCGCTCGGCGCAAAAACCACGACTAAAAAGAACTGCGAGCGCCATTTCGGTTCGCAAATCGAACCTCTCAGCGTTCGCAGTGAGTGACGGGTCCGCATCCTTCGAACCGCCTCCGGAACCGACAGTACCGCACCGGCCGCGACCGCAAGTACCGCACCGGCCGCGACCGCACCGCAACCGACCGTCGCCGCAAACCGCCGCGTGAGCCGTCGGCTCGCTGGAAATTTACCCGTCCAAGAAATACGATTAGGCCGAAAGTTCGTCGGGCAGGAGTCCGAGTTGCGAGAGCATCGCAAACGCGTCCCAGTTCGACCACGACTCGGCGATTTTTCCGTCGTCGAGGCGGAAGAGAGCCATCCCCGGAACCGTCACTTTCCGGCCGGTTCCGTCGATGCCCATGAACTCGCCGTCGTGGGTCCCCGTCCCGATGTAGCGCACGAAGACCTCGTCACCCTCCGCGAGGATGTCTTCGATCTCGAAGTGAACGTCCGGGAACCCCGCGTGGACGCCACGGACGAACGCCTCGAACTCGTCGCGGTCCATGTCGCCAGCCATCGGTTCGTGGGCCGCGTAGGCGTCGGTACATATCTCCTCGATGAGTCCGTACTCGCCCTCGTTCCAGAGCTGCTCGAAGTTCGAACGGACGAGCTTCTTGTTCGATTCGTACTGTTGTAACTCAGTGGCCA
The sequence above is a segment of the Halorussus halophilus genome. Coding sequences within it:
- a CDS encoding ester cyclase, whose product is MATELQQYESNKKLVRSNFEQLWNEGEYGLIEEICTDAYAAHEPMAGDMDRDEFEAFVRGVHAGFPDVHFEIEDILAEGDEVFVRYIGTGTHDGEFMGIDGTGRKVTVPGMALFRLDDGKIAESWSNWDAFAMLSQLGLLPDELSA